A region from the Salvia splendens isolate huo1 chromosome 15, SspV2, whole genome shotgun sequence genome encodes:
- the LOC121767692 gene encoding protein JINGUBANG-like: MKNSKASRSNYSSSSMDDSSKHPLFPRALQTEPDEYSFRLSTASESSPTDHHDRPPPLSFDAGNSSVWDHTPNITSLCSSPVARSPWSSAHMAPSDHPYSYTGLMGSLVREEGHIYSLAAAGDLLFTGSDSKNIRVWKNQKEFSGFRSNSGLVKAIIIADERIFSGHQDGKIRVWKMSGKDPSVCKRIGTLPTLKAKMKKSLKPSNYVEVGKSHNAIWIKHIDAISSLSLSEDKSILYSASWDKTIKVWRVADSKCLESISAHDDAVNSVVAGFDGLVFSGSADGTVKVWRREMQGKGTKHYFSQTLLKQECAVTSLAVNAASTVLYCGSSDGLVNFWERDKFLSLGGFFRGHKLAVLCLATSGNLVFSGSADTNICVWRREERNHMCLSILSGHRGPVKCLAVEEEPQQQGIIGGQKHYVVYSGSLDKSVKIWRVSGQGAPLPNEIMPSQSQSQNLSSQTSRGAAAQRRNF, encoded by the exons ATGAAAAATTCGAAAGCGAGCCGCAGCAATTACTCGAGTTCGAGCATGGACGATTCAAGCAAACACCCATTATTCCCCCGCGCTCTCCAAACCGAGCCAGACGAGTACTCTTTCCGCCTCAGCACCGCCTCCGAATCCAGCCCCACGGACCACCACGACAGGCCGCCTCCGCTCTCCTTCGACGCCGGCAACTCCTCCGTGTGGGACCACACCCCCAACATCACCTCTCTCTGCTCCTCCCCCGTCGCCAGATCGCCGTGGTCGTCCGCCCACATGGCCCCATCCGACCATCCCTACTCCTACACCGGCCTCATGGGCTCCCTCGTCCGCGAAGAAGGCCACATATACTCCCTCGCCGCCGCCGGCGACCTCCTCTTTACCGGCTCCGACAGCAAAAACATCCGCGTGTGGAAGAATCAGAAGGAATTCTCCGGATTCAGGTCCAATTCAGGCCTGGTGAAGGCGATCATAATCGCGGATGAGCGGATTTTTTCCGGACATCAGGACGGGAAGATCCGCGTTTGGAAGATGTCCGGAAAGGATCCGAGCGTCTGCAAACGGATCGGAACCCTACCAACTCTGAAAGCAAAGATGAAGAAATCGCTCAAGCCTAGCAATTACGTGGAGGTGGGGAAGAGCCACAACGCCATCTGGATCAAACACATTGACGCGATCTCATCTCTCAGCTTGAGCGAAGATAAATCCATCCTCTACTCTGCTTCATGGGATAAAACGATCAAG GTGTGGCGCGTGGCTGACTCCAAATGCCTGGAGTCGATCAGCGCGCACGACGACGCAGTCAACTCCGTTGTCGCAGGATTCGACGGATTAGTCTTCAGCGGATCCGCTGACGGCACGGTGAAGGTGTGGCGCCGTGAGATGCAGGGGAAGGGGACGAAGCACTACTTTTCGCAGACGCTTTTAAAGCAGGAGTGCGCGGTGACGTCGCTGGCCGTGAACGCAGCATCAACCGTGCTATACTGCGGGTCTTCCGACGGGCTGGTGAACTTCTGGGAGAGGGACAAGTTCCTCTCGCTGGGCGGATTCTTCCGAGGCCACAAGCTGGCGGTGCTGTGCCTGGCGACGTCGGGGAATCTGGTGTTCAGTGGATCCGCTGATACGAACATATGCGTGTGGAGGAGGGAGGAGAGGAACCACATGTGTCTCTCGATTTTGAGCGGGCACAGAGGGCCGGTGAAGTGCTTGGCGGTGGAGGAGGAGCCGCAGCAGCAGGGGATAATCGGAGGGCAGAAGCACTACGTGGTGTACAGCGGCAGCCTCGACAAGTCGGTGAAGATATGGAGGGTGTCGGGGCAGGGCGCGCCGCTGCCGAACGAGATCATGCCGTCACAGTCGCAGTCGCAGAATTTGTCGTCGCAAACTAGTCGGGGCGCGGCAGCGCAGAGGAGAAATTTCTGA